A genomic region of Palaemon carinicauda isolate YSFRI2023 chromosome 11, ASM3689809v2, whole genome shotgun sequence contains the following coding sequences:
- the LOC137649611 gene encoding pro-resilin-like isoform X1, which yields MIAKTCLALALVAAVFGAPSQPSYGYDPQPTHEEPAKYDFNYAVKDDYSGNDFGHQEARDGYDTQGSYYVLLPDGRLQKVSYNVNGDSGFVAEVTYEGEPQYNPAPSYA from the exons ATGATTGCTAAG ACCTGTTTGGCTTTGGCCTTAGTTGCCGCTGTCTTTGGTGCTCCTTCGCAGCCTTCCTATGGCTACGACCCTCAACCTACTCACGAG GAACCAGCcaagtacgacttcaactacgccgtgaaggacgactactcgggcaacgacttcggccaccaggaagcccgtgatggctacgacactcagggatcctactacgtgctccttcccgacggtcgcctgcagaaggtgtcctacaacgtcaacggggactcgggtttcgtggctgaggtcacttacgagggagagcctCAGTACAACCCAGCACCCTCTTATGCTTAA
- the LOC137649853 gene encoding pro-resilin-like — MVDDKMREDVGYRIGIARNETKCVQKIGRILELSMEAKVGMNEDIIKPSTSNESGVCLSLALVAAVFGAPSQPQYGYAPPPSHEEPAKYDFNYAVKDDYSGNDFGHQEARDGYDTQGSYYVLLPDGRLQKVSYNVNGDSGFVAEVTYEGEPQYNPAPSYA, encoded by the exons ATGGTTGATGACAAGATGAGAGAAGATGTAGGTTACAGAATAGGAATAGCTAGAAATGAAACAAAATGTGTGCAAAAAATTGGTAGGATACTTGAGCTGTCAATGGAAGCCAAAGTGGGAATGAATGAAGACATtatcaaaccatctacatctaatgAAAGTGGA GTTTGCTTGTCTTTGGCCCTTGTGGCTGCCGTGTTTGGGGCCCCCTCCCAGCCCCAGTATGGATACGCCCCTCCTCCATCTCACGAG GAACCAGCcaagtacgacttcaactacgccgtcaaggacgactactcgggcaacgacttcggccaccaggaagcccgtgatggctacgacactcagggatcctactacgtgctccttcccgacggtcgcctgcagaaggtgtcctacaacgtcaacggggactcgggtttcgtggctgaggtcacttacgagggagagcctCAGTACAATCCAGCGCCCTCTTATGCTTAA
- the LOC137649611 gene encoding pro-resilin-like isoform X2, with amino-acid sequence MIAKICLLLSLVAAVFGGPSQPQYGYTPPPSHEEPAKYDFNYAVKDDYSGNDFGHQEARDGYDTQGSYYVLLPDGRLQKVSYNVNGDSGFVAEVTYEGEPQYNPAPSYA; translated from the exons ATGATCGCCAAG ATTTGTTTGTTGTTGTCCCTTGTGGCTGCCGTCTTTGGTGGCCCCTCCCAGCCCCAGTATGGATACACCCCTCCTCCATCTCACGAG GAACCAGCcaagtacgacttcaactacgccgtgaaggacgactactcgggcaacgacttcggccaccaggaagcccgtgatggctacgacactcagggatcctactacgtgctccttcccgacggtcgcctgcagaaggtgtcctacaacgtcaacggggactcgggtttcgtggctgaggtcacttacgagggagagcctCAGTACAACCCAGCACCCTCTTATGCTTAA
- the LOC137649609 gene encoding pro-resilin-like: MIAKICLLLSLVAAVFGGPSQPQYGYAPPPSHEEPAKYDFNYAVKDDYSGNDFGHQEARDGYDTQGSYYVLLPDGRLQKVSYNVNGDSGFVAEVTYEGEPQYNPAPSYA; this comes from the exons ATGATCGCCAAG ATTTGTTTGTTGTTGTCCCTTGTGGCTGCCGTCTTTGGTGGCCCCTCCCAGCCCCAGTATGGATACGCCCCTCCTCCATCTCACGAG GAACCAGCcaagtacgacttcaactacgccgtcaaggacgactactcgggcaacgacttcggccaccaggaagcccgtgatggctacgacactcagggatcctactacgtgctccttcccgacggtcgcctgcagaaggtgtcctacaacgtcaacggggactcgggtttcgtggctgaggtcacttacgagggagagcctCAGTACAACCCAGCGCCCTCTTATGCTTAA
- the LOC137649610 gene encoding pro-resilin-like codes for MIAKTCLALAFVATVLGAPSQPSYGYAPQPTHEEPAKYDFNYAVKDDYSGNDFGHQEARDGYDTQGSYYVLLPDGRLQKVSYNVNGDSGFVAEVTYEGEPQYNPAPSYA; via the exons ATGATCGCTAAG ACTTGTTTGGCTTTGGCCTTCGTTGCCACTGTCTTAGGCGCCCCATCCCAGCCTTCCTATGGCTACGCCCCTCAACCTACTCACGAG gaaccagccaagtacgacttcaactacgccgtcaaggacgactactcgggcaacgactttggccaccaggaagcccgtgatggctacgacactcagggatcctactacgtgctccttcccgacggtcgcctgcagaaggtgtcctacaacgtcaacggggactcgggtttcgtggctgaggtcacttacgagggagagcctCAGTACAATCCAGCGCCCTCTTATGCTTAA